One region of Ananas comosus cultivar F153 linkage group 9, ASM154086v1, whole genome shotgun sequence genomic DNA includes:
- the LOC109714813 gene encoding probable aquaporin TIP3-1 → MPPRRFALGRAEDAVRADAIRAALSEFVATAIFVFAAEGSVLALEKLYRDTSTAGGLAVVAIAHALALFVAVAVAINISGGHVNPAVTFGALVGGRISLLDALLYWAAQLLGAVVASLLLRITTGGMRPLGFSVASGVGEWHAVLLEVVMTFGLVYTVYATAIDPKRGHIATVAPLAIGFMVGANILAGGPFDGAAMNLARAFGPALVGWRWWHHWIYWVGPFVGAALAGLVYEFLVILAADTAPSQLTRQPLSPEDY, encoded by the exons ATGCCGCCGCGCCGGTTCGCTTTAGGTCGGGCGGAGGACGCCGTCCGGGCGGACGCCATTCGCGCCGCCCTCTCCGAGTTCGTCGCCACCGCCATCTTCGTCTTCGCCGCCGAGGGCTCCGTCCTCGCCCTCG AGAAGCTGTACAGAGACACGTCTACGGCCGGCGGGCTGGCGGTGGTGGCTATCGCGCATGCGCTAGCGTTGTTCGTCGCCGTGGCGGTTGCCATCAACATCTCAGGCGGCCACGTCAACCCGGCCGTCACCTTCGGTGCCCTCGTTGGCGGCCGCATCTCcctcc TCGACGCCCTCCTGTACTGGGCTGCGCAGCTCCTCGGCGCCgtcgtcgcctccctcctcttAAGGATAACAACCGGAGGCATG CGGCCGCTGGGCTTTTCGGTGGCGTCGGGGGTCGGCGAGTGGCACGCGGTGCTCCTCGAGGTCGTCATGACGTTCGGGCTGGTCTACACGGTCTACGCCACCGCCATCGACCCGAAGCGCGGCCACATCGCCACCGTCGCGCCGCTGGCGATCGGCTTCATGGTCGGCGCCAACATCCTGGCCGGCGGGCCCTTTGACGGTGCCGCCATGAACCTGGCACGGGCGTTCGGGCCGGCGCTCGTCGGGTGGCGGTGGTGGCACCACTGGATCTACTGGGTCGGCCCGTTCGTCGGCGCAGCCCTTGCCGGGCTCGTCTACGAGTTTCTCGTGATTCTGGCCGCCGACACGGCGCCATCGCAGCTCACTCGCCAGCCATTGTCCCCAGAAGACTACTAG
- the LOC109715879 gene encoding uncharacterized protein LOC109715879 gives MASSSSSLLLPLSSISGDGAAALRRGPNLPLRTPFLSLPPRPLAPRHSPLVLARARGRENDPEPPQQSKNPKESTQAASSSSPAKAGAEEVEEVEEELPWIQEKALDLVEFTGTVTQAIPGPRVGHSPVPWLLAVPLAYVGLSFVFAFVKTVRKFTSPNAKRKRLVNKNAFLLKSIDELFSKGKEDVTHSALIGLMQKTGFTMDDLLRKYIRYTLNEKPFNPDVVVDLIHLRKASMLEDAQVAEVLNETARRIVKEKGPVVMDLSGFTEKGFKRKLAVQALFGKILYLSELPEFCSRDSSLIIKEIFGVTDEDANTLRIHTLSEIDDVESIKKMVDDSETEESEEGSLAASGDDDLKSEE, from the exons ATggcgtcgtcctcctcctccctcctcctccccctctcctccatCTCCGGTGAcggcgccgccgcgctccgccgAGGTCCCAACCTCCCCCTCCGCAcccccttcctctctctcccccctcgcCCCCTCGCCCCAAGACACTCCCCCCTTGTACTCGCCCGCGCCAGGGGGAGGGAGAACGACCCCGAGCCGCCGCAACAGTCGAAGAACCCTAAGGAGTCGACCCAGGCggcgtcttcttcttctccggcaaaggcgggggcggaggaggtggaggaggtggaggaggagctcCCGTGGATCCAGGAGAAGGCGCTGGATCTCGTGGAGTTCACCGGGACGGTGACCCAGGCCATACCCGGGCCTAGGGTTGGGCATAGCCCCGTGCCGTGGCTCCTCGCCGTGCCCCTCGCCTACGTCGGGCTCTCCTTCGTCTTCGCATTTGTGAAGACCGTTCGGAAGTTCACGTCACCAAATGCCAAGCGCAAGAGACTG GTGAATAAAAATGCGTTCTTGTTGAAATCGATAGACGAGTTGTTCTCAAAGGGCAAGGAAGATGTAACTCATTCAGCTCTTATAGGGCTTATGCAAAAG ACAGGTTTTACTATGGACGACCTTTTAAGAAAGTACATCAGATACACTTTGAATGAGAAACCATTCAATCCTGATGTGGTTGTCGATCTCATACATCTTCGAAAGGCATCGATGCTGGAAGATGCCCAGGTTGCAGAAGTTTTAAATGAGACTGCAAGGCGAATTGTTAAGGAGAAAG GGCCGGTAGTTATGGACCTTTCAGGATTTACAGAGAAAGGTTTTAAGCGAAAGCTTGCTGTGCAAGCCCTGTTTGGGAAGATCCTTTATCTATCTGAG CTTCCGGAGTTCTGCTCGCGAGACAGCTCGTTGATAATCAAAGAAATTTTCGGAGTAACAGA TGAGGATGCGAACACCCTTCGAATTCACACCCTTTCTGAGATTGACGATGTCGAGTCGATTAAGAAGATGGTCGACGATTCCGAAacggaagaaagtgaagaaggtTCTTTGGCTGCTTCAGGTGATGATGACTTGAAATCCGAAGAATAA
- the LOC109714812 gene encoding pentatricopeptide repeat-containing protein At2g13600-like — MWAAATSTTSSTLSPPIHSPHVPRHFRTCKAPPHSTVEPPPTPSSPAPSKPSLFARETRAQTPPPPHLHGLASDVDSCGCPFLARQIHARVLKRGFFGARAFLEARLLAAYARLSRLDLARHLFDAMPQRTIYAWLALVTAFADRGLFGEALLLFRALLAEAAELEFFVFPVVFKACGGGLGSVELGEELHGFVIKKGFCSNLYVGNALIDMYGKCGFVSEATKVFDRMLVRDCVSWNSIISGCASNGLVFQAMEFLERMRRSTDVKPNLVSWSAAIGGFSQNEYDEEAIDLLGQMIKSGISPNAQTLASVLPVCGRLELLDVGKEIHGYIVRNGLASNSYIINGLIDVYRRCGNMITAKELFLRFSVRNLVSYNTMIVGYCENGELELAKELFDRMELDGVKRDNISWNSMISGLVDNERFDEALNMFRYMQMVEGIEADSFNLGSILAACAALGALRQGKEIHSYAIARGLHVNPFVGAALVEMYSQCNDLSGANLAFDCIVDKNTVTWNVLISAYAQAGNLNYSLELLSMMRESGFDPNIYTWNGLIAGCMENGQNEFGLQIFGELLSENLRPDIYTIGMIIPICSRSVSLDRGKQVHAYSIRCGYDSDVHIGSALVDLYSKCGVIKLGIFTFDRILRHNLVSYNTMLVGYSMHGLREETLSLFNQLIENRIKPDAITFLSVLSSCVHGGVVEEGQFYFNLMKFYGIKPDLKHYTCMVDLYSRSGRLNEAYDLIQNMPMKPDSVVWGSLLSGCVTHCNTELGEIVANRLIELEGDNVANYVLLANLYAIAGKRDELVRTRRTIKDKGMRKSPGCSWIEVRDKVHVFLAGDKSHNQVDEIYSILDTLSSHMRKRSDIVGIAQ; from the coding sequence ATGTGGGCTGCAGCAACCTCAACGACATCCTCTACTCTATCCCCTCCAATCCACTCCCCACACGTGCCGCGCCATTTCCGCACGTGCAAAGCCCCTCCTCACTCGACCGTTGAGCCTCCTCCGACACCCTCCTCTCCCGCCCCTTCAAAACCCTCGCTCTTCGCACGTGAAACCCGCGCACAAACGCCTCCCCCTCCCCACCTCCATGGCCTCGCCTCCGATGTCGACTCCTGCGGCTGCCCCTTCCTGGCCCGTCAGATCCACGCCCGCGTCCTCAAGCGCGGCTTCTTCGGCGCCCGCGCGTTCCTGGAGGCGCGGCTCCTCGCCGCGTACGCGCGGCTCTCGCGCCTCGACCTCGCCCGCCACCTGTTCGACGCAATGCCCCAGCGGACCATCTACGCGTGGCTCGCGCTCGTCACCGCCTTTGCCGATCGCGGGCTCTTCGGAGAAGCGCTCCTGCTCTTCCGGGCACTGCTGGCGGAGGCAGCCGAGCTGGAGTTCTTCGTGTTTCCGGTGGTCTTCAAGGCCTGCGGCGGCGGGCTCGGGTCGGTGGAGCTGGGGGAGGAGCTTCATGGGTTCGTGATAAAGAAGGGATTTTGTTCGAATTTGTATGTGGGTAACGCTTTAATCGACATGTACGGCAAGTGTGGGTTCGTTTCAGAGGCGACAAAGGTGTTTGACAGAATGCTGGTGAGAGATTGTGTTTCGTGGAACTCAATAATAAGCGGTTGTGCTTCTAATGGATTGGTTTTTCAAGCAATGGAGTTTCTAGAGAGAATGCGACGGTCTACTGATGTTAAGCCTAATCTCGTTTCCTGGAGTGCGGCGATCGGTGGATTTTCTCAGAACGAATACGATGAAGAAGCCATTGACCTACTAGGTCAAATGATAAAATCCGGCATTAGCCCGAATGCTCAGACTTTGGCCAGTGTATTGCCTGTTTGCGGGAGACTCGAATTACTCGACGTGGGTAAGGAAATTCATGGCTACATTGTGAGAAATGGGCTCGCTTCCAATTCTTATATAATTAACGGATTGATCGATGTTTATAGGCGCTGTGGCAATATGATCACTGCAAAAGAGCTTTTTCTGAGATTCTCAGTGAGAAATTTGGTTTCTTATAATACTATGATTGTTGGGTATTGCGAGAATGGTGAGTTGGAATTGGCTAAGGAGCTGTTTGATCGTATGGAACTTGATGGAGTGAAGAGGGATAATATTTCATGGAATTCGATGATTTCGGGTCTTGTTGACAATGAGCGGTTCGATGAAGCGTTAAACATGTTTAGATACATGCAGATGGTGGAAGGGATCGAAGCTGATTCCTTTAATTTGGGAAGCATTTTGGCGGCTTGTGCCGCATTAGGTGCATTAAGACAGGGAAAGGAGATCCACTCATACGCAATAGCGAGAGGCCTTCATGTAAATCCTTTTGTGGGGGCTGCACTTGTGGAAATGTACTCTCAGTGCAATGATTTATCTGGTGCGAATTTGGCCTTTGATTGCATTGTTGATAAGAACACAGTTACGTGGAACGTATTGATATCTGCGTATGCTCAAGCTGGAAACTTGAATTATTCTCTAGAGCTTCTTTCTATGATGAGAGAGAGTGGGTTCGATCCGAACATCTACACGTGGAATGGATTGATTGCAGGTTGTATGGAGAATGGTCAGAATGAATTTGGTTTGCAAATCTTTGGTGAGTTGCTGAGTGAAAATTTGAGACCTGATATTTATACCATAGGAATGATAATACCGATTTGTTCAAGATCGGTATCTCTCGATCGAGGGAAGCAAGTTCATGCTTATTCAATCAGATGTGGGTATGACTCAGATGTCCATATCGGTTCGGCACTTGTGGATTTGTACAGCAAATGTGGGGTTATAAAATTGGGAATTTTCACATTTGATAGGATTCTGCGGCACAATTTGGTATCATACAATACTATGCTCGTGGGTTATTCGATGCATGGGCTCCGGGAGGAAACCCTCTCACTATTTAATCAATTGATTGAGAATAGAATTAAACCTGATGCGATCACCTTTTTATCTGTTTTATCTTCATGCGTTCACGGTGGTGTAGTTGAGGAAGGCCAATTTTACTtcaatttaatgaaattttacGGCATAAAGCCCGATCTCAAACATTATACTTGCATGGTCGATCTTTACAGCCGTTCCGGGCGGCTAAACGAAGCTTATGATCTTATTCAGAACATGCCAATGAAGCCCGATTCCGTGGTGTGGGGCTCGCTTTTAAGTGGATGCGTTACTCATTGCAATACAGAATTGGGAGAAATCGTGGCGAATCGGCTCATCGAATTGGAAGGAGATAATGTAGCTAACTATGTTTTGCTGGCAAACTTATATGCTATAGCCGGGAAAAGGGATGAACTGGTGAGAACAAGGCGTACTATTAAGGATAAAGGAATGCGTAAGAGCCCAGGATGCAGTTGGATTGAGGTAAGAGACAAAGTTCATGTGTTTCTTGCAGGTGATAAATCACATAACCAAGTAGATGAAATCTATTCTATTTTGGATACATTGAGCTCACATATGAGAAAACGAAGTGACATAGTTGGGATAGCTCAGTAG
- the LOC109715782 gene encoding uncharacterized protein LOC109715782 produces the protein MAMARDAPSPPHPFEIHMVASAASPEFALLRRTLRRSRAVALDAEWKPRRSRPSSSSSADPSPSSSSSLFPPVTLLQIACRAVAGEGGGGGSSSPVFIVDLLAVAAEALWEPLRELFESPEVLKLGFRFKQDLVYLSSTFSSHGCDPGFDRVEPFLDVTTIYHHLNSQNMGRKLPKETKSLATVCAELLGISLSKELQCSDWSCRPLSEEQILYAAADAYYLLEIFSLFEQKVFTDGKYLASPRGNASTLAAKLDKTIEESKLSNIFENGIDTIDSFESDGNLSIHSMTLPTSYAFDGDCITHVIRKYGEMIVLKDSDKKPRPSRRRGKEQLHTNIKSKEQLLDNSDWQGPPPWDPFVGGDGCPKFLCDVMVEGLAKHLRCVGIDAAIPSSKKPEPRQLLNQAYKEKRVLLTRDVKLLKYQYLIGNQVYKIKSLLKNDQLVEVIETFQLKISEDQLMSRCTKCNGNFIQKPLTIEEAIEASKGFQVIPPCLFNRNLEFWKCTDCSQLYWEGTQYHNAVQKFISVCKLND, from the exons ATGGCCATGGCCAGGGATGCGCCCTCGCCTCCTCATCCCTTCGAGATCCACATGGtggcctccgccgcctcgccggagttcgccctcctccgccgcacccTCCGCCGCTCCCGCGCCGTCGCCCTCGACGCCGAGTGGAAGCCCCGCCGCTCccgcccctcctcctcctcctccgcggatccctcgccctcgtcctcctcctcgttGTTCCCTCCCGTCACCCTGCTCCAGATCGCGTGCCGCGCCGTCGccggagaaggtggaggaggggGATCGTCGTCGCCGGTGTTCATCGTGGACCTGCtcgcggtggcggcggaggcgctGTGGGAACCCCTGAGGGAGCTGTTCGAGTCGCCGGAGGTGCTCAAGCTAGGGTTCCGGTTCAAGCAGGACCTCGTCTAcctctcctccaccttctcctcccATGGTTGCGATCCTGGATTTGATAGG GTGGAGCCCTTCCTGGATGTTACCACCATTTACCATCATCTAAATAGTCAAAATATGGGAAGAAAGCTTCCAAAGGAGACTAAAAGCTTGGCAACTGTTTGTGCGGAACTGTTGGGCATTTCTCTATCTAAG GAACTCCAATGTAGTGACTGGTCATGCCGGCCTTTAAGCGAAGAGCAGATACTCTATGCTGCAGCTGATGCATATTACTTGCTCGAAATATTTTCTCTCTTTGAACAAAAAGTGTTCACTGACG GTAAATATCTAGCCAGCCCTAGAGGAAATGCATCCACTTTAGCTGCTAAACTCGATAAAACCATCGAGGaatcaaaattatcaaatatttttgaaaatggTATAGACACCATAGATTCTTTTGAATCTGATGGGAATCTTTCAATCCATTCTATGACACTGCCCACCTCATACGCTTTTGACGGAGATTGCATTACACACGTTATCAGGAAGTATGGTGAGATGATTGTATTGAAAGATTCAGATAAGAAACCTAGACCCTCAAGACGAAGAGGAAAAGAGCAGTTGCACACAAATATAAAATCCAAAGAGCAACTACTCGACAACAGTGACTGGCAGGGCCCTCCACCATGGGATCCTTTTGTTGGTGGGGACGGATGCCCAAAGTTTTTGTGTGATGTAATG GTGGAAGGTCTAGCCAAGCATTTGCGATGTGTCGGAATTGATGCTGCTATTCCATCTTCGAAAAAACCTGAACCAAG GCAGTTACTTAATCAAGCATACAAGGAGAAAAGGGTACTCCTAACACGAGATGTCAAGCTCTTGAAATATCAGTATTTGATAGGGAATCaagtatataaaataaagaGTCTTCTCAAGAATGACCAGCTAGTTGAG GTGATTGAGACCTTCCAGTTGAAGATCTCAGAAGACCAACTCATGTCGAGATGTACGAAATGCAATGGGAACTTCATTCAGAAGCCCTTGACTATCGAGGAAGCTATTGAAGCTTCGAAAGGGTTCCAAGTCATCCCTCCATGTCTCTTTAACCGAAATTTGGAGTTCTGGAAATGTACCGATTGCAGCCAACTTTACTGGGAG GGAACCCAGTACCATAACGCGGTTCAGAAATTTATATCAGTGTGCAAGCTTAACGACTGA